The genomic DNA ACCACCGCGGCAACCGAACGCCCGCCACGGCGAGCACACCCGTCACGATCACCACGCTGAAGGCGGCGATGCCCAGGAGCGGGTTGGGAAAGCCGAACAGCGATGCCTGTTTGGTCAGCATCACCGACCCGCAGGACAGCACGGGGTTGATGCTGCAGGAGGGGACGTACGACGGGTTCTGCAGTTGCCGAACCTTCTCGACGGTCAGCACGAACGCGGCGACCCCGCCGATGATGCCGGCGAGCAGAACCCAGACGGCGGCGGGGCGGCTGACCGCCACCCCCGCCTGCCGCTGCGAGGTGTCGACGTCGGTCACTGGTGCGGTGCCGGAGCGGGCTGCGGCGCCGGGGCACCAGGTGCCGGAGCGGCCGGGGCCGCCGGTGCCGCCGGCAGGTTCGGCAGATCCGGCGCGATGGCCTTGATCTTCTCGATCAGGCTGTTCGGATCACCGTTCGGGACGAGGCTGGTCTCGGTGCCGTTGATCTTGATGGTCGGGGTGCCCTGAATCTCGGCGTTGCGGGCCATGTTGTTGACCATCTCGGTGTAGACGCCGTTCTCGACGCACTTGCTGAGCGGATCATTGGGGCCGACGGCGACACCGGACTGGCGCGCGTACTCCAGCAGCTTGGCGTTGTCGGGGAACGACGCCGCCGTCTCCTCGGGCTGGTTCTTGTACAGCGCTTCGTGGAAGCGCCGGAACGCGGCCTTGTCCTCGTCGGCGACGCAGTACGCCATGGCGCCGGCGCGCGTCGAGTACGACTTCGGGTCGCCGCGGCCGATGATCGAGACGATGTTGTAGTCGACGGCGATGTCACCGTTGTCGATCAGCTTGGCGATGGTCGGGCCGTAGGTCTTCTCGAAGACGCCGCAGACCGGGCAGAGGAAGTCCTCGTAGATCGTCAGGGTGACCTTGGGATCCTTGGTGCCGGGGTTGGTGACGACGTTGCTCGCCGCGATCTGGACCGCCTGCACCTTGTGCGGGTCGGCCTTGGGCTTGCCGTTCATGACGATGTACGCCACCAGCACCACCGCGAAGATGATGACAAGCGCGGTCAGCCCGCCCTTGACCACCCAGTCGCGCTTGCGGTCCGCGGCCTTGAGGTCGTAGCTGGCGTTCTTCGATGACTTCGACGATTTCGACGGCACGGCGTCAAGGGTACCGACGTCGTCCCCGAAGTCGGCCGGACCCGTGCCTCAGCGGGTGAGGTGGGCCCGGAAGGCAGATATGAAGTCCGCGGTCGCGTCCGCGCTGTCGCCGCCGAGCGGGAAGAAATTCGCGAAGGCGTGGATCAGGGACCCGTACTTACGGTGGTCCACCGGCACGCCGGCGGCGGCCAGTGCCGCGGCGTACGCGTCGCCTTCGTCGCGCAGCGGATCGAACCCACCGGTGAGCACGAGGGCGGGCGGCAATCCCGACAGATCCTCGGCCAGCAGCGGGGACACCCGCGGG from Mycolicibacterium phocaicum includes the following:
- a CDS encoding DsbA family protein; protein product: MPSKSSKSSKNASYDLKAADRKRDWVVKGGLTALVIIFAVVLVAYIVMNGKPKADPHKVQAVQIAASNVVTNPGTKDPKVTLTIYEDFLCPVCGVFEKTYGPTIAKLIDNGDIAVDYNIVSIIGRGDPKSYSTRAGAMAYCVADEDKAAFRRFHEALYKNQPEETAASFPDNAKLLEYARQSGVAVGPNDPLSKCVENGVYTEMVNNMARNAEIQGTPTIKINGTETSLVPNGDPNSLIEKIKAIAPDLPNLPAAPAAPAAPAPGAPAPQPAPAPHQ
- a CDS encoding vitamin K epoxide reductase family protein, which codes for MTDVDTSQRQAGVAVSRPAAVWVLLAGIIGGVAAFVLTVEKVRQLQNPSYVPSCSINPVLSCGSVMLTKQASLFGFPNPLLGIAAFSVVIVTGVLAVAGVRLPRWYWAGLAGGTLLGAVFVHWLIYQSLYEIGALCPYCMVVWVVTMALLVVVTPIALRPLAGRNKVVDALYQWRWPLYAVWITAIALLILDRFWSYWSTLI